The DNA region GATGATATGGATTTACCCCTCGGAAAAACCCGCTTGCGTCTTTCTGGTTCTGCGGGTGGGCATAATGGAATGAAGAGTGCGATCGCTCATCTTAGCACCCAAAACTTTCCACGTTTACGTATTGGTATCGGCAAACCAAAAGATGCAGATAATAGCGATAACTCTGAAACAGTCTCTCACGTACTCGGAAAATTTTCTGCTACCGAAACTAAATTGATGTCTGCTGTACTTCAATTTGTCGTCGAGTGCGTAGAAATGAGCCTAAAACAAGGAGTCGAAAAAGCCATGAATCGTTGTAACAGTCGTAACGTGGCTAATAATGAGTAGTTATTTGTCATTTGTCATTTGTCATTCGTTCCGTTCCCTTCCTTGTCCCCCTTGTCTCCCTTGTCCCCTCACACCCTCATACAAAGCAATATACCCAAGCCCTAGTCAGGCATGGGTAAATCTTGCTAAATCTCATCTGAGTACTCTGGCAAAGTGCTGTTGCTAACTGAGATTGATTTCTTGAAGCAAAGCCAGTACCAAACCATCCATATTTATTTAAAACGGCGCTTGCGTCTTGCTGCTACAGCTTTACGTTTGCGCTTTTCTAATGGTGTTTCAAAGTGCCGATGATATTTTACGTCGGCAAGTATACCAGCCTTGGATACTTGACGCTTAAATCGACGTAATGCTGAATCTATTCCTTCGTTTTCGCCTAGAACCACTTGGGTCATTCTGTTTCCTCGTTATGGATAATTCCCATTGTAATAGTAGCCTCCGACTTAGCCAAACGCCGCCAACTTGCGTTCAAACATACTAGTTTTGGCAAGCGTACTGCGTGCAGTAGGAGACATACTATTTATAATCACAAATTAGTATTATATGACTTAGTAACAAAAGTTAGTGGTTGATGTATAGTCCAAATAGAGGTTTTGTAGCGCAAATGTCATTATTAATACTGCTTAAAAGTTAATTCTTCCCTGATTTAATAATTTATATCCGGTGGCTAATGCCGTAAACGCCACACAAAAACTCCATAAACTAGTCGGTCTTAAAATAACTCCACCACTTAAAAACACTAGCACGATTCCCAGCCCCAGTAATACCCAACCAAAATTACCAGTTTGTCTAGGAAAGAAAACTAGCGAAAATATGCCAGCCATAATTGCTAGAACTGAACCAGTAGCAGGCGCACTCCGATAAAAAAATGAATAGTATCCGCTAACAAATATGATGTTTTGACCGAAAAAATATAACCCTACAAATAATAAAATCAAGCCTATTAGTTTGATGAAAAGCCTACCCATAATTATTAGATGTACCTTAGCTAAATCTAAAGTTAGTTTGGGTTTATTATATTTGAACTATTAATAAAAAACTATAGATTTATGTAAAAAATTATCTAAAATTCATGTACAATCCAGCAAATATACGTAGAATATCATCTGGGATTTGATCATAAACCCCTCATACAGAACTTTTGAAGTAAGTGAGGCATAGCGTGAATAATGAGTAATGAGTAATGAGTAATGAGTAAGAAATTTACTTATTACTTATTACTCATTACTTTCTTCAATAGACAAAGCCAATTGATAAACTTCGCGCCGGGAAAGTGAGGTAAATTTGGCTAGTTGACGGCTGGCTTGAGAACGGGATATTCCTTGCCTAATTAACTGTTGTAATTCTGCTTTGAGTTGTGTTTCGGTTAATAAAGGCTGGGTGGCTGGTGTTCCTGCAACAAGTAAAGTGTATTCACCTTGGGGTTCTCGTTGTTGGTAATGAGCGATCGCATCGGCAATTGTACCGCGCCAAAATTCTTCGTACAATTTAGTTAGTTCCCGCGCCAGCACAATTTGGCGTTCGTCCCCAAAAGCTGCTGCTAAATCTTGCAAAGTATCTGTTAAACGATGGGGCGATTCGTAGAAAATTAAGGTGCGAGATTCTGTCTGCAAGGTTTCTAAATATTCCCGTCGTTGTTGTGCTTTCGGTGGTAAAAAACCTTCAAACGCAAACTTATCTGTCGGTAAACCCGCCGCACTCAAAGCGGTAATGGCTGCACTCGCACCAGGAATTGGTACTACTTTGATCCCTGCGTCAATACAAGCTTTAATTAGTTCATAGCCAGGATCAGAAATTCCTGGCATACCTGCATCACTAACCAACGCGATCGCTTTACCATGATTTAAATGCTCTAAAATTTCTGGAATGCGACTATTGCGATTATGTTCGTGATAACTGATTTGGGGTGTTTTAACTTGAAAATGTTGGAGTAATTTCCCTGTGTGGCGCGTGTCTTCCGCAGCAATTAAATCTACTGTTTGCAAAATTCGCACCGCCCGAAAGGTAATATCTTCTAAGTTGCCAATGGGTGTGCCAACAACGTAAAGTGTTCCTGGTTGGGGTTTGTCATTTGTCATTTGTTATTCGTTATTCGTATAGGACTTACGCAAAAACCCTCTCAAATCCTCTTAACTTCGTGTCCTTTGCGCCCTTTGCGGTTCGTTTTTTCATGATTTTGCGTAAGTCCTGTCGTAATTTGTTATTTGTCATTTTTATTAAACAAATATGGTGACTAATCTAAAATCCAAAATCCAAAATTTAAAATCACATCGCGGATTATTTGTCGGGTTAGTCACCTTAGATTTGATTTATCTGGCTGATGCTGCTCCGCAAAATAATCAAAAGTTGGTGGCTAATGACTATACTGTAGCAGCAGGCGGCCCGGCTACAAATGCGGCGGTAACTTTTGCCCATTTAGGAAATTATGCAAATATCTTGGGTGTGGTTGGTTCTCACCCCATGACGCAACTTATTTATAGTGACTTAGAAAATTATAGAGTAGCGATCGCCGACCTAGACCCCAACAAACCCACACCACCACCTGTCTCTTCAATTATTGTTACCCAAGCCACCGGCGAACGAGCGATTATTTCGATTAACGCTGTGAAGACTCAAGCCAACAAAGCATCTGTCCCAGATAATATTTTGTCAGATATTAATATTGTATTGATTGATGGACACCAAATAGAAGTAGGGAAAGCGATCGCGCAAACTGCAAAAGCTCATCATATCCCAGTAGTCATTGATGGTGGTAGCTGGAAACACGGCTTTGAGGAAATCTTACCCTTTGTCGATTATGCCGTTTGTTCGGCAAATTTCTATCCTCCTGGCTGTGAGACAGAACAACAGGTTTTTGATTATCTCAGCAGTTTTAACATTCCCCACATTGCCATTACCCACGGTGATCAACCAATTACATATCTAAGTCAGAATCAAAGTGCTACTATAACCGTACCGCGAATTACCGCAGTTGACACCCTGGGGGCTGGTGATATTGTTCACGGCGCTTTCTGCCACTATATATTAAGTGAAAATTTCCCCGATGCTTTAGCACAAGCCGCATCTATCGCCGCTAATTCCTGTAAATTTTTTGGCACACGTCGCTGGATGGAAGTAAAACAATGAAAAATTTAGAAGATATATTAGCGATCGCTCGTGATGTAGGCTGGAAAGCGGCAGATATTCTCCACTCTTATTATCACGGCAAAGTTAAAGACCCTGATTTACAGGTGCAGTATAAACAAAGCGAACCTGTAACAATTGCAGATGTTACCGTTAGTCAATATATTGTGCAGAGACTACAAGCTGCTTTTGGTGATGAAGATTTTGCTTACATTAGCGAAGAAACCTATAAATCACAACTCCAGCTAGAAAACTCTCAGTTAGTATGGCTAATTGACCCTTTAGATGGTACAAGAGATTTTATTGATAAGACTGGAGATTATGCCATTCATATTGCGTTAATTCAAGAGCATCGTCCGATTTTATCTGTGGTCGCTGTACCAGAAGCCGAAACTATCTACTACGCTATTAAAGAAGGTGGAACCTTCAAAGAAACTCCAAGCGCCACTGTCTCTATAAAACTTTCACCAACAAAACTCGTGGAAGATTTAACCTTAGTTGTTAGTCGTTCTCATCGCAATGAAAGACTAGAGTATTTATTACAAAATTTGCCTTGTCAAAATCAAAAAGCTGTCGGCAGTGTAGGTTGTAAAATTGCTACCATTCTAGAGCAAAATGCAGACATCTATATTTCTCTTTCTGGTAAATCTGCGCCTAAAGATTGGGATATTGCCGCACCAGAGCTAATTTTAACCGAAGCAGGCGGTAACTTTACTCGCTTTGATGGCAGTCCTTTACAATATCACACTGGAGATATTAATCAA from Aulosira sp. FACHB-615 includes:
- a CDS encoding sugar kinase, yielding MVTNLKSKIQNLKSHRGLFVGLVTLDLIYLADAAPQNNQKLVANDYTVAAGGPATNAAVTFAHLGNYANILGVVGSHPMTQLIYSDLENYRVAIADLDPNKPTPPPVSSIIVTQATGERAIISINAVKTQANKASVPDNILSDINIVLIDGHQIEVGKAIAQTAKAHHIPVVIDGGSWKHGFEEILPFVDYAVCSANFYPPGCETEQQVFDYLSSFNIPHIAITHGDQPITYLSQNQSATITVPRITAVDTLGAGDIVHGAFCHYILSENFPDALAQAASIAANSCKFFGTRRWMEVKQ
- the rsmI gene encoding 16S rRNA (cytidine(1402)-2'-O)-methyltransferase, encoding MTNDKPQPGTLYVVGTPIGNLEDITFRAVRILQTVDLIAAEDTRHTGKLLQHFQVKTPQISYHEHNRNSRIPEILEHLNHGKAIALVSDAGMPGISDPGYELIKACIDAGIKVVPIPGASAAITALSAAGLPTDKFAFEGFLPPKAQQRREYLETLQTESRTLIFYESPHRLTDTLQDLAAAFGDERQIVLARELTKLYEEFWRGTIADAIAHYQQREPQGEYTLLVAGTPATQPLLTETQLKAELQQLIRQGISRSQASRQLAKFTSLSRREVYQLALSIEESNE
- the rpsU gene encoding 30S ribosomal protein S21, with the protein product MTQVVLGENEGIDSALRRFKRQVSKAGILADVKYHRHFETPLEKRKRKAVAARRKRRFK
- a CDS encoding 3'(2'),5'-bisphosphate nucleotidase CysQ, with product MKNLEDILAIARDVGWKAADILHSYYHGKVKDPDLQVQYKQSEPVTIADVTVSQYIVQRLQAAFGDEDFAYISEETYKSQLQLENSQLVWLIDPLDGTRDFIDKTGDYAIHIALIQEHRPILSVVAVPEAETIYYAIKEGGTFKETPSATVSIKLSPTKLVEDLTLVVSRSHRNERLEYLLQNLPCQNQKAVGSVGCKIATILEQNADIYISLSGKSAPKDWDIAAPELILTEAGGNFTRFDGSPLQYHTGDINQWGGLLASNSNSHQLLCQEAQRILSEFDGIKKV
- the pth gene encoding aminoacyl-tRNA hydrolase, whose translation is MTEAVTPPALVIPQLIVGLGNPEPKYEQTRHNIGFAAVDALARAWQISLAENRKFQGEYGEGIAFAGSKIRLLKPLTYMNRSGQSIQAVTSWYKLPAESVLIIYDDMDLPLGKTRLRLSGSAGGHNGMKSAIAHLSTQNFPRLRIGIGKPKDADNSDNSETVSHVLGKFSATETKLMSAVLQFVVECVEMSLKQGVEKAMNRCNSRNVANNE